The following DNA comes from Candidatus Peregrinibacteria bacterium.
AAGATTCAAATAAGTAATCGTTAACTGTAAAACCGATGCGAAGATTACCCAAAAAAGGTATGGAATATTCGCATAGGTCACCCAACGAGAATAGGGATAAATGGCAAACAAAAACCAGAAAAGTGTTCCTAAAACCAAGAGAATATCAACTGCAGAAAGAAGGTTGTTTTTGAGCCCAAATTGAATTGGAGTAAACAAAAGGTTAAAAAGAAGATTCAGAACAAATGGAACAAGGACACAAAAAGAAATTTTCTTTTTCGAGAAAAGCAAAAAGACATATCCAAAAGTAATGCCAATAATAATGTAGAGAACCGTCCATACAGGACCAAAAAGGGAGGAAGGTGGAGCCCATTCGGGTTTTATGAGTTCGGCATACCAAGTGTTCATGTGGAAAGGTTTATATGTTGCGACTGTCGTATGCCCAATGCAATAATGCTTGCCTTTGTTTCGGACGGCAATCAAGAATTTTTAGGGGACAATTCTTTTTTATAGCTCCAACATGGCGACGCATTGCCTTCCAGCGAGATATCTGTCTACGATCTTCTTCTGGCATTCTTCTTCCATGGTAATATCGACAATACCACTGAAACCAACCTCTTGGATCTGCTGGATGTATCCAGCCTTTTTTCTGCCAAACATTAAGAGGAAGAGAGGCATCTACCTGAAAAAAATTGAGCTTCGGATTTTTTCCTTCTGGAGAGAGTTTTGCATTCTGAAACCATGATAGTGGAAATTCATGTATACAATCGGTCATATATTTCCCGCCAAAAATCCCAAGTTCAAGCATTTGTTTTGGGGTAAGTTCTGGCAGAAATTCTGGACTAAAATTTTCTCCGATCGGCTCCAAAAGGTAATAAAACCCTTTCTGCATTTTGTCATCGATTATGATTTTCTTATGCATTATCCCAAAAAAACACGCTGGGGTTTTATGAAAAATTTGGTGCCGACGAGAGGACTCGAACCTCCACGAGAGAACTCTCACATGCGTCTGAGGCATGCGCGTCTACCGGTTTCGCCACATCGGCACTTGTGCAGGCATTTTCTCCAATTTCTTGGAGAGAAGCAAGGAAAACCTTGTTTAAAAGAGCGTTGGAAGCGGTATGTTTTTTTCTTTTTGTTTTTCCAAAAGATCATTGGGGATGAGCTTTTTGAATTCTGCTTCCGATAACAGGGGAATAGCAAGTTCTTCCGCCTTTTCTTTTTTGCTTCCCGCTTTTTCTCCGCAAAGCACCGCATCAGTCTGTTTACTCACAGAGCCAGTTGGCTCGGCGCCCATTTGTTCTAATAGTTCTTTAAGTTCGTCTCTCGTAAATTCCTCAAACGATCCGGTAATGGCTACTTTTTTCCCACTGAGAGAAGTGTGTATTGTTGGTTCATTTTTTTCTCCAAAAACAGTGAGACCTGCTTTTTTAAGAGCATCGACAAATACTCTGTTCTCCTCTTGATCAAAAAAACGTCGAATCGACTCTGCCACTCCCGAACCAATATCGAATACATTTTCCAGCTCTTCTGCAGAGGCATATTCAATGCGCTCTAGGTTTTTAAATGCCTTGACGAGTGATTTTGCGGTGCGCGGTCCAACAAGAGGAATCCCCAGCGCGGTGACAAGTCGCCAAAGTGGTTGTTGTTTTGCTTTTTCCAGTGCGTGGATAATGTTTTCCGCCTGCTTTTCTTTAAAGAGTGGAAGAGAGATGAGGTCTTCTTTTGTGAGGAGAAAGAGATCTGCGGCGTTTTGGATTCGTCCTTCATCAAGAAAAACCTGAATGCGCTCTGGACCAAGATGGGCAATATCGAGTCCGGCTTTACTACAAAAATACGAAATTCGTCCAGAAATCTGTGCTGAACAGCTTCTGTTTTCGCATCGCAAGGCAACTTCCCCTTCTTTTTTCATGAGAAGAGAAGAGCATTTTGGACACAGCGTAGGAATATTGAGGGGGATTTCTTTTCCCGTACGTTTCTCAGTTATAGGATAAAGAAGATGAGGAATAACATCTCCAGCGCGCTCCAAGAGAGCGGTGTCGCCAATACGAAAGTCTTTGTTTTGCACCTCATCAAAGTTATGGAGTGTTGCGCGTGAAATGGTGACGCCCTCAAGTTGTACCGGCGCTAATTCTGCCACAGGAGTAACAACTCCAGATCGTCCCACCTGAAACGTGATGCCGGTAATTTTAGCGTGCACCTGAATGGCAGGAAACTTGTAAGCAATTGCCCAACGCGGATGATGTCCCGTAGCACCTAAAAGACGTTGTACAGAAAAATCTTGTACTTTTATGACAATACCATCTGTTTCAAATGGATGGCGGTGCCGATTTTCTTCCGCATTTTTTGTGGTTTCAATAACTTCTGTAATATTTTTGCAAGAAACGGCAAGCGGAGAGGTGAAAAATCCAAAATCTTGAAGTGTTTTTTCTGACTTTTCTTGAGAGAGAAGTGGTTCTTTACGACCATCCACAAAAATCTCAAATGCGTAAAATGAGAGTGGTCTTTTTGCGGTGACACTTGTATCCAGCTGTCGTACAGAGCCAGAAGCAGCATTCCGTGGGTTGGCAAATTCTGTTTCTCCGTTTTCCCGACGGTCTTCATTGAGTCGAGCAAAATCTGTCTTTGTCATAAGAACTTCTCCTCGAATTTCCACTCTTTTTTTTTCGGGAATACTGAGGGGAATACTCCGAAGTGTTTTAAGATTTTCTGTAATATCTTCCCCAATTTCTCCATTTCCGCGTGTGGCACCTTGAACAAAAATTCCGTTTTCGTAGCACAGAGCAACACCAAGTCCGTCGAATTTGAGTTCCGCAAAATATGAAAGAGGGGGGGTATCGCTCTCTTTTTCCAAAATATTGTGACAACGCGTTTCAAATTCTCGAAGATCATCCGCAGAAAACGCATTGGAGAGCGAGAGCATGGGGATGTGATGGGGAACTTTTTTGAGTTCCGATTGAATCACTGTGCCCGCACGGAGAGTAGGGGAATCGTTTTGTTGAAGATCTGGATAGCGCTCTTCCCATCTTTTGAGGAGTTCAAAAAGTCGATCAAATTCTGCATCTGAAATAATAGGATTTTCTTCTTCATAATATTTTTTTTGATGAAAAAGAAGAATCTTCACCAAATCGCCGATGTGTTTCTGTGCGGTTTTTTCCTCGGGATTTTCGGGAAGGGCGAGAAAAAAATTCCCAATGGCAATAGCTTCTTTGTGATTCATGATGCAAAAGGGCTTATAGATCTTGTTGCCAAATGCTACCAAAATCCCAAGACCAAGAAAAGATGTGACCCTTATGGTGTTTATCTTTTATTTGGTGTTGTTTCTGAATAATTCTAGTTGCCCTCATCCCTTGCTTGATCAAAAAAAAATCGGCAGAATGCGATGGAAATTTTTCCCGAAAACATGTTTGACATTGTTTCTTCTCGCCGTCGTTGGTATTTTCTTTCGAGTTTTTTTGTTCTTTCTGCGCTTATTTCTATAGTTGTTTTTGGGCTTCGTCCTGGTATTGATTTTACAGGAGGGACACAAATGGGCATTGGATTTATGGGAGACGTTCCTCGCACAGAAGAAATTAAAAGTCTTTTTGAGGAAAGCGTTGGAACAGAAAAAGGGGAGAATGTGCTGAGCATGTTTGATAAGACAGGTTTTGTTGTTCGTTCCCGAGGACTTACAGAAGAAGAGACAACTGCATTTGCATCTGCTCTTGCAAGTTCAAAATGGAATGGAAGCATTAATAGTATAAGTACCATTGGACCTTCTATGGGAGAAACCTTTCAAAAGCGCGCTTTTTGGGGTGTTGGTACTGCCATTATTGCTATTATTATCTTTGTCGCGCTTGCTTTTCGTCGCGTACCAGAAGGACTTTCTTCTTGGAAATTTGGCATGGCGGCCATTGCCGCACTTGTTCATGATATTACCATTATTATTGGTTTCTTTGCATTTCTTGGGTATGTTTACGGTGTTGAGGTGGATGCCCTCTTTATTACAGCACTCCTTACGGTGCTTGGCTTTTCGGTAAATGACACCATTGTTATTTTTGATCGTATTCGCGAAAATCTCAAAGGAAAGCAGGCAAAAGATCTCGAGAGTGTTTCGGAAATATCTGTATGGCAATCAATGCGGCGTTCGGTCAATACTTCACTCTCCACACTTATTGTTGTTGCTGTAATGCTCGTCTTTTTTACGGGATTCCCTTCACTCTTCTCTTTTTTCCTTGCCGTTTCTCTCGGACTCATTGTAGGAACGTATTCCTCTATTTTTCTTGCTACTCCACTTCTCATTACTTGGCATAAAGGCTCATAAATACCATTTTTTTTCTTGCGTTCGTCATGACGATTGAGATTTTTTTAGTTCTTCTCGTCATTGGTGGTGCACTTTTTTTCTTCGTAACAGAGCGTCTTCCGGTTGATATTACTGCATTCCTCATCCTCATTGTTCTCATGATTTTGGGACAGTTTCTTCCAGAATCTTTTCCAAGTGTTTCTGAAGGGCTTTCTGGACTCTCAAGTTCTGCAACGGTTACGGTACTTGCTATGTTTATTCTCTCTGCTGGTATTCAGCGAACAGGGATAATTTCAAAGTTAGGGAGAGCCGTTTTCTCCTTTGTAGGGAATTCGGAATTCCGACAAATTCTTGCCATTCTTTTTATTGTTGCTCCCATTTCTGGTTTTATCAATAACACCGCGGCTGTTGCTATTTTGCTTCCTATGGTGCTCGATCTCTCACGACGATCGGGGACACCAGCAACAAAACTCCTTATTCCCTTGTCATTTTTTGGGATGCTTGGAGGAACACTGACTCTGATTGGAACATCAACAAATATTCTCGCCGCATCCATTCTAAAAGAGAGTGGAAGTTTGGGGGACGACATAGGACTCTTTGAATTTACGAGTCTCGGACTTGTAGTGCTTTTTACCGGAGTGGTATATTTTCTGACTATTGGATACTTTTTGCTCCCAAACAGAAAAGAGAAAAATGGAGATGCGGAGGTAGAAGATCGTGGAGTTTTTCTTGCGGAAATCGTTATTGAAAAGGGACATCCTGCCATTGGGAAAACACTATTAGAGTCAAAATTTGAAGAAAAACACGATATTCGTGTTCTTAAACTTATTCGGGAAAAAAAGTCATATATTAAAACTCTTGCAGAAAAGACCATTGAGGAAGGAGACATTCTCGTTATTCGTGCTGGTGAGCAACTTATTTTGGAACTTATTCAGAAAGAAAAAGTAAAACTTTTGCCAAATTTTGATGAAGATGCACGTCGTCTTCCAGCAGGAACGGGAAAAATCGTAAAGGTTATGCTCCGCGGAGCAACGGTTTTTCATGACAGAAGTTTGGATGAAATTGGGTTTTGGAAAAAATATAATGCTTCAGTGGTGGGATTACAAAGTCTCGAGGTCACTTCTCAGCGCCTTGGAAGTGTAAAACTCCGTGTAGGCGAAACACTTTTAGTACAGGCATCTCTTACAAGTTTGGAAAAATTAAAGTACTCAAAAGACTTTTTGCTTCTCGAAACAGTAGAACAAGAGTATGCGCCAGAAAAAATGTGGATTACTCTTGGAATAGTAGTCGCAGTGGTGGCATGTTCCGTGGTACTTGGAATTCCCATTGTGATTACTGCATTAGGAGGAGTAGTTGCTATGTTTCTTTTTGATTGTCTCTCAAAGGAAGAAATCTACAATGCTATTAACTGGGAAATTATCTTTCTTCTTGCTGGCGTTATTCCACTTGGAGTTGCTATGCAAAAATCTGGAGCCGCGGAATTCCTCGCAAAAGGAATTATTCCTATTGCCGAGGGAAATCCTTCAATAGTTCTCATTCTCCTCTTATATGTTATTACGACACTTCTTACAGAAATTATCTCCAATAATGCCGCAGTAGTGCTTATTGTTCCCATAGCTATTTCTGTCGCTACTGAAGTTCATTTCAATCCATTACCACTTGTGCTTACGGTTATGTTTGCCGCTTCTACGAGTTTTTTAACTCCTGTTGGCTACCAAACAAATACCATGGTGTATGGCTCGGCAAATTATCGTTTTTCCGATTTTTTTCGGGTTGGCGCGCCACTCAATATTCTCCTCGCCATTGTTACCTCATTTTTTATTTGGCTGTGGTGGCTCTAACCGTAATCACACATTTACCCTTTTGTGAGCGGTGCAATCGAAAGGGCAACTCGTTTTTTTCCAACGGTTTCAAAGATAATTTCTGCGATATCTCCTTCCATTTTTGAAATACTTCCTCGTCCAAAAATGGGGTGTTTTACAGTCTCTCCAATTTCGAACTCGGGAACATAGCGCATTTCTTCTTCCTCCACTGTAAAACCAAATTCCTGAGCAGTAGAAAATCCCGAAGAGCAGTGAGATGGAATTTCTGAGAGGAAACGACTTTCAGGATTATACTGAGTATTTCCATACATCATTCGGGATTCGGCAAACAGGAGAAAAAGTTGCTTCATGGCGCGCGTCATTCCCACATAGAGGAGGCGACGCTCTTCTTCTAGCGCTTGCGGATCGAACAGGCTACGAGAATGCGGAAGAATTCCTTCTTCTAATCCTGGTAAAAAGACAATCGGAAATTCGAGTCCTTTACTCGAATGAATCGTCATAATAAGGACGCGTTGCTGTTCGTTTTCTGCAATATTGTCCGCGTCTGAAACAAGTGCCACTTCTTCAAGAAAAAGGGAGAGTGCCGATTCTAAATCGACATGATCAAACTTGTGCGCAACAGATTTGAGTTCGAGAATATTCTCGTAGCGTGTTTCTCCTTCCTGTGTTCCGTCACGATAAAATGGTTCAAGTCGAAAGGTTTCAAGAACTTCTCCAATAAGATCTGCAGGAGAAAGAGAACTCTTCTTTTTTCGAATGCTCTGAATATTCTCCCGAAAACGTCCCAAAGCTTCGCGAGCCGCCGGAGGAATACCATCAGCAAAATCGAGGTGATTCAAAATATTTCCGAGAGGAATATTCCGTTCTTGTGCAAAAGCAGAAAGACGGGCGAGCGTTGTTTTACCTATTTTTCTTGGAGGAAGATTAATGATACGCAAAAAACTTTCCGTATCTGATGGATTTTCTAAAAAGCGGAGATAAGCGAGAACATCTTTCACTTCTTTGCGTGCGTAAAATTTTAGTCCGCCAATAATCTGATAGGGGATTGCCGCACGGAGAAAAGCTTCCTCAATGGGTCGTGTTTGTGCATTTGTTCGGACGAGTATTGCAAAATCGGAATACTTTTTTCCTTCTTTATTTCGAAAATCTCGAATTATTTCTGCAATACGCCACGATTCTTCGCGTTCATCATGATAAGAGAGAACCTGAACCACTTCTCCAGCACCGTTATCGGTACGCATTTTTTTGGGAACACGATTTTCATTGTGCTCAATAACGCCATCTGCAGCATCGAGAATATTCTGTGTGCTTCGGTAGTTTTCTTCTAATTTTACCATTTTTGCTTCTGTAAAGTGTTTTTGAAAGTCGAGAATATTACTAATGTCTGCTCCGCGAAAGGCATAAATCGACTGATCAGAATCTCCAATGACGCATAAATTTCGGTGAACGCTGGCAAGGAGATGAAGAAAACGGAACTGAACGGGATTGGTATCTTGAAATTCATCTACAGAAATAAACTGCCATTTGCGACGGTATTTCTCTAAAATTTCTGGATATTTTTCAAAAATCCGTACAGGAAGCACGATAAGGTCGTCAAAATCAAGCGCATTCATCTCTTGTTTCTCTTTTTCGTATTTTTCAAAAACAGTTGCAACAGCGCGTTCAAGTGAACGAGAATCCATTGATTGTAAATTTTCTGGGGTGAGAAAAGCGTTTTTGGCGGCAGAAATCCGACTCAAAATAGCACGTGGTGCAAACTCTTTATCTGAAATGCCAAGGTCTTTTTGTATTCGCTTTACGAGTGAAAGTGTGTCGTCCGAGTCGAGAATAGAGAACGAACGATCCCTTCCAATATTTTCAAATTCTGTACGAAGAATACGCACCCCAATACTATGAAATGTGCCAATCAGTGGTTTTTCTGAAAATTCAGAAACAAGCGATTCCACACGGTCTCGCATTTCTTGTGCCGCTTTATTTGTGAACGTGACTGCTAAGATATTCCACGCAGGAATTCCTTGTGAGAGAAGGAATGCAATACGATGCGTGAGCGCACGAGTTTTTCCACTTCCAGCGCCGGCAACAACAACGATCGGTCCGTAAATATGTTCTGCGGCTTCACGTTGATGGGTATTAAGAGTACTAAGCATGCAAAAAGATAGGAGAGAAAAATCCCAAAAACTCTGCCGGATTTTTTGAAGAAGAAAAAGAGAAAGTCTCAAAAATGAAAAAGCACACCCTAGGCTTATGGGGATTTTCTCTCTTCTTTATATCGTTTTGGAGAAGATGGCTTTTATAAATTGAATCGGTGTGAAATAATACTGTTTGATTTTTCCTTCTTCCGTGCGCATTCTCGGAATTGAAACTTCGTGTGATGAAACCTCTATCGCAGTAGTGGATAATGGAACAGAGGTTCTCTCAAACGTAATCAATTCTTCTGTTCCGCTTCATCAGGCAACTGGTGGGGTGGTGCCAGAAGTTGCCGCACGTGATGCCGCTAAAAAAATTATTCCCGTTTTAAAACAAGCACTTGCAGAAGCAAAAATAGAGATGACATCTGTTGATGCTATTGCTGTCACAGCAGGACCTGGTCTTGCAGGCTCACTTCTTGTTGGTATTCAAGTGGCAAAAACATTGGCATTTCTCCATAAAAAACCGCTTATTCCCGTTAATCACATTACAGGGCATATTTGCTCTGGTCGTCTTCTCCGCTCAGAAGAACCAGATTTTCCAGCGATGGTGCTTACCGTTTCGGGTGGACACAATGACCTTGTTCTTTGGAAAGGGGAATATGAGTTTGAAATTCTTGGACGAACACTCGATGATGCCGCCGGAGAAGCATTTGACAAAGGTGCTCGTCTTTTAGGGCTTGGATTTCCGGGAGGACCAGAAATTGCTCGTGTCGCAGAAAGTGGTATTGCAAATGCCTATCATTTTCCTCGGCCAATGATTGGCTCTGGAAATGACAATTTTTCCTTTTCAGGACTCAAAACCGCCTTACTCTACACCATTCAAGATCTCGTAAAAAAAGGGGAAGATCCAAAAGGAGAGGGAATAGTGGCAGATTTATCGGCAAGCTATCAGGAAGCCATTTGCGATACATTAGCGCGGAAACTTTTTGATGTTTTTGATCGATTTGAAGACGTAGAAGAGGTGTATGTTACTGGAGGTGTTTCAGCAAATCGTCGTCTTCGGGAAATTCTTTTTCTTGGTTCTCATAAACGAAAAATTGGATTTCACTTTCCAGAAAAACTAGAGTTCTGTACCGATAACGGCGCAATGATCGCCGGAGCCGCTTATTGGAAATATCGCTCATTTCCCGAAAAAACTTGGGATTGGGAATTAGTCGAGCCAGTTCTTCATCGGGAGCTTTTTTAGTGGAATTCTTCATCCCCATGAATACAAAGGCAATTCTCTTTGATTTGGACGGCACGATTACCGACACTATCCCCATTGTTCTTTCTGCTTTTCAAAAAACATTTCATTTGTTTTCTCTTCATTATCCGGGGGACGATATATTGCGCCCACAAATTGGTCGACAAATTGAACATATTTTTGGAGATTTTTTTTCAGAAGAGCTGATCCCCAAAGTGGTGCAAATCTATCGAGAACAGTATCTCTCTTGTCAAAAGGAAACATCGCCTTCGTTGTTTTCTGGGGTTTTTGAAGGGCTTTTTTCGTTCTCTAAATGTTCGCTTCCTATGGGAATTGTAACGACAAAACTCAGAAGTTTTACTCTCCCTATTCTCGAAAGATTTGAAATAGACTCTTTTTTCTCTGTAGTGGTGGGAGCCGAAGACGTGGAGCATTGTAAGCCACATCCTGAACCACTTCTTTTTGCCGCTAAAAAACTCAACGTTCTCCCAGAGGAATGTCTTTATATTGGTGATTCTTTGTCGGATGCAAAAGCCGCCATTTCTGCCGGAATGCCATTTTTTGGAGTGTTGACCGGAGTGGGGGAGAAGGAGGAACTTTTAGAATATGGAGAGGTCTTTTTAGATTTGCAAGAGTGTTCCCAAAAGATATTGAGTCACAAGAAAGATTATTTTAGGGTCGAGAAGCAATAATAACTTCTTCACTCCCCTGATACATGGGAACACAATCCATTCGACCTGCTCCTTTTTGAGATGAGCGAAGAATAATGAGGAAAATTTTTTGAGAACACTCAAAAGAAATAATGCGAAGCTCTTCGTGAAATCCACTTTCAGAAATCTTTCCCTCAAGAATGAGAGGAAGGATGTCTTGCTTCTCTATTCTTTTTGGAACACTGAAACTACGTTGAAGGACTCTACCTAAAAGAGCGCGAGTCGGTCTTATTTCAAGAAGCTTTCGTACTTTTTCATATTTGAGTAACCACACCCATTTTTCCTGAGGATTGTCATGTCTTCTTCTCCTTCCCGCCTTTCCGTAATAAAAAGCCCCATAAAGCTCAAACGGACCACTTAAAAAACGGGTATTAATTATTTCCTCTATTCTTCCGATTTGCGGATTGCACGAAAGACGAGAAAGACTGTTGACATCAAGCAATATTTCTTTTTTTTTCGTATCTTTTTCCATATTTTTATGAAAATAGTGGCTTACTCTATCAAGAACTGTATTCAAAAAACAAGGAAGAAGCTGATGCAAATATGATCTCTTGTGAGAAGATTTGTTTTTCTTTTGAATCCGTAGCTTGTTATTTCATTTTGGATATTTCAGAATAACACCAAAAAGAGAGCCTCAATTTTTGAGGTGTATTCTTGTCCCCATCTTTATGGATTCCGTACAGGAAATTAAAAATCGGCTTTCTATTGTAGATGTTGTTGCGGAATACGGTACTCTTCATCCTGCGGGGCGACCAGGGAATTATAAAATGCTCTGCCCGTTCCACGATGATCACAGTCCATCCATGATTGTGAATGAAGAAAAGGGGATCGCATGGTGTTTTTCGTGTAGTTCTGGAGGAGATATGTTTTCATTTGTTCAAAAACAAGAAGGTTGTGGTTTTTCCGAGGCAGTTCGTCTTCTCGCCAAAAGAGCTGGCATTGAGACGCAGGAATTCTCTCCTGAAAAAAAGAAACATGATGATGAAACAAAAGGGCGACTTTTTGAAATCATGGAAATCGCGAGTCTCTTTTTTGAGGCACAACTTTGGGAGAATAGTCGCGCCCAAGAAATTCTTAAAAAAAGAGCTCTTCCAGAAGAAGTTCTTACCACATTTCATGTTGGATATGCGCCAGATTCTCCAGATGCTCTTACGAAGCATCTTCTTGAAAAAGGATTTACTCACAAAGAAATGATGTCGGCTGGTCTCATTGTAGCTGATGATGCCCATGCCTCGCACACTCGTGACAAGTTTCGAAATCGAATTATGTTCCCCATTTGCAATCAACACGGAGATGTATGTGCTTTTGGGGGGCGGTATATTGGCAATGGATCGTCTGCTCCGAAATATCTCAATTCTCCAGAAACACCTATTTATAAAAAATCAGAAATACTCTACGGCTTTCATCTTGCGAAAGAAAGCATGAGAAAAGAAGGACTTGTCTTTCTGGTGGAAGGATATTTTGATCTCCTTGCATTTTCTGCAATGGGATTTTCAAATGTTGTGGCTGTCTCTGGAGTTGCCTTTACTCCTGAACATGCAAAACTCCTCTCATGGAATACAAAATCTATTGCCTTTTCTCTCGACGTGGATGAGGCAGGACAAGCGGCAACAAGAAGAGCAGTTACACTCTCTCTCAAGCATCAGCTTGATTTACGCATTGTTTCGATTCCAGGAGGAAAAGATCCAGATGAGGCACGAAGAGAAGACGAGAGTGCATTTCGAGAGACATTGGCATCTCTAGAGCCAGCAATGGATGTGCTTATAGCACGTTCTTTTCTTCATCGTGATCCAAATAATTTGGAGGATAAAAAAAAGATTCTCGATGAGCTCCTGCCAGTATTTGGGGCATTGCCACGAGAAATAGAGCGTGACCATTATTTTGCCCATATTTCTCAAAAAATTGGGGTTTCTCAAGGAGTTATTGCAGAGGAATGGCGACACACCTCTCGTTTTTCTGCGCCACCTTCACTAAAGCGTCATGCTCCAAACATTACTTTTTCCCCTACAACACTTGAATATCTTCTCGGTCTTTTTCTTGCACTTCCACAATATATTTTAGATGAGTCCTCTCAATTCCTCTCTGAGCTTTTGCCTGAAGGAAGAGAAAAAACAATTTACAAGCATCTTCAGGAACAGTATACTCCCGAAGTATCCGATACTCTTTCTGCGTTTTGGGAAAAAATTGCTGAAGAGGATGCGCAATACTATCGGGTTCTTACACTCTTTGTCGAAGAGAAGATTCGTTTGCTTTCGGAGGGATTGCAAAGAGAAGAGCTTCGGAAAATGATCCGGAAAATGAATAATGAACTTATTACCCGAAAAATTCGGGAACTTAGCGGCTCCCTTCGGGATAAACCAGGAGAAAATCCTGCTGATATTCTTTCTCAGATAAGTGATTTTAC
Coding sequences within:
- a CDS encoding tryptophan-rich sensory protein, producing the protein MNTWYAELIKPEWAPPSSLFGPVWTVLYIIIGITFGYVFLLFSKKKISFCVLVPFVLNLLFNLLFTPIQFGLKNNLLSAVDILLVLGTLFWFLFAIYPYSRWVTYANIPYLFWVIFASVLQLTITYLNL
- the ligA gene encoding NAD-dependent DNA ligase LigA, giving the protein MNHKEAIAIGNFFLALPENPEEKTAQKHIGDLVKILLFHQKKYYEEENPIISDAEFDRLFELLKRWEERYPDLQQNDSPTLRAGTVIQSELKKVPHHIPMLSLSNAFSADDLREFETRCHNILEKESDTPPLSYFAELKFDGLGVALCYENGIFVQGATRGNGEIGEDITENLKTLRSIPLSIPEKKRVEIRGEVLMTKTDFARLNEDRRENGETEFANPRNAASGSVRQLDTSVTAKRPLSFYAFEIFVDGRKEPLLSQEKSEKTLQDFGFFTSPLAVSCKNITEVIETTKNAEENRHRHPFETDGIVIKVQDFSVQRLLGATGHHPRWAIAYKFPAIQVHAKITGITFQVGRSGVVTPVAELAPVQLEGVTISRATLHNFDEVQNKDFRIGDTALLERAGDVIPHLLYPITEKRTGKEIPLNIPTLCPKCSSLLMKKEGEVALRCENRSCSAQISGRISYFCSKAGLDIAHLGPERIQVFLDEGRIQNAADLFLLTKEDLISLPLFKEKQAENIIHALEKAKQQPLWRLVTALGIPLVGPRTAKSLVKAFKNLERIEYASAEELENVFDIGSGVAESIRRFFDQEENRVFVDALKKAGLTVFGEKNEPTIHTSLSGKKVAITGSFEEFTRDELKELLEQMGAEPTGSVSKQTDAVLCGEKAGSKKEKAEELAIPLLSEAEFKKLIPNDLLEKQKEKNIPLPTLF
- the secF gene encoding protein translocase subunit SecF — translated: MFDIVSSRRRWYFLSSFFVLSALISIVVFGLRPGIDFTGGTQMGIGFMGDVPRTEEIKSLFEESVGTEKGENVLSMFDKTGFVVRSRGLTEEETTAFASALASSKWNGSINSISTIGPSMGETFQKRAFWGVGTAIIAIIIFVALAFRRVPEGLSSWKFGMAAIAALVHDITIIIGFFAFLGYVYGVEVDALFITALLTVLGFSVNDTIVIFDRIRENLKGKQAKDLESVSEISVWQSMRRSVNTSLSTLIVVAVMLVFFTGFPSLFSFFLAVSLGLIVGTYSSIFLATPLLITWHKGS
- a CDS encoding SLC13 family permease, giving the protein MTIEIFLVLLVIGGALFFFVTERLPVDITAFLILIVLMILGQFLPESFPSVSEGLSGLSSSATVTVLAMFILSAGIQRTGIISKLGRAVFSFVGNSEFRQILAILFIVAPISGFINNTAAVAILLPMVLDLSRRSGTPATKLLIPLSFFGMLGGTLTLIGTSTNILAASILKESGSLGDDIGLFEFTSLGLVVLFTGVVYFLTIGYFLLPNRKEKNGDAEVEDRGVFLAEIVIEKGHPAIGKTLLESKFEEKHDIRVLKLIREKKSYIKTLAEKTIEEGDILVIRAGEQLILELIQKEKVKLLPNFDEDARRLPAGTGKIVKVMLRGATVFHDRSLDEIGFWKKYNASVVGLQSLEVTSQRLGSVKLRVGETLLVQASLTSLEKLKYSKDFLLLETVEQEYAPEKMWITLGIVVAVVACSVVLGIPIVITALGGVVAMFLFDCLSKEEIYNAINWEIIFLLAGVIPLGVAMQKSGAAEFLAKGIIPIAEGNPSIVLILLLYVITTLLTEIISNNAAVVLIVPIAISVATEVHFNPLPLVLTVMFAASTSFLTPVGYQTNTMVYGSANYRFSDFFRVGAPLNILLAIVTSFFIWLWWL
- a CDS encoding UvrD-helicase domain-containing protein, which gives rise to MLSTLNTHQREAAEHIYGPIVVVAGAGSGKTRALTHRIAFLLSQGIPAWNILAVTFTNKAAQEMRDRVESLVSEFSEKPLIGTFHSIGVRILRTEFENIGRDRSFSILDSDDTLSLVKRIQKDLGISDKEFAPRAILSRISAAKNAFLTPENLQSMDSRSLERAVATVFEKYEKEKQEMNALDFDDLIVLPVRIFEKYPEILEKYRRKWQFISVDEFQDTNPVQFRFLHLLASVHRNLCVIGDSDQSIYAFRGADISNILDFQKHFTEAKMVKLEENYRSTQNILDAADGVIEHNENRVPKKMRTDNGAGEVVQVLSYHDEREESWRIAEIIRDFRNKEGKKYSDFAILVRTNAQTRPIEEAFLRAAIPYQIIGGLKFYARKEVKDVLAYLRFLENPSDTESFLRIINLPPRKIGKTTLARLSAFAQERNIPLGNILNHLDFADGIPPAAREALGRFRENIQSIRKKKSSLSPADLIGEVLETFRLEPFYRDGTQEGETRYENILELKSVAHKFDHVDLESALSLFLEEVALVSDADNIAENEQQRVLIMTIHSSKGLEFPIVFLPGLEEGILPHSRSLFDPQALEEERRLLYVGMTRAMKQLFLLFAESRMMYGNTQYNPESRFLSEIPSHCSSGFSTAQEFGFTVEEEEMRYVPEFEIGETVKHPIFGRGSISKMEGDIAEIIFETVGKKRVALSIAPLTKG
- the tsaD gene encoding tRNA (adenosine(37)-N6)-threonylcarbamoyltransferase complex transferase subunit TsaD; this encodes MFPSSVRILGIETSCDETSIAVVDNGTEVLSNVINSSVPLHQATGGVVPEVAARDAAKKIIPVLKQALAEAKIEMTSVDAIAVTAGPGLAGSLLVGIQVAKTLAFLHKKPLIPVNHITGHICSGRLLRSEEPDFPAMVLTVSGGHNDLVLWKGEYEFEILGRTLDDAAGEAFDKGARLLGLGFPGGPEIARVAESGIANAYHFPRPMIGSGNDNFSFSGLKTALLYTIQDLVKKGEDPKGEGIVADLSASYQEAICDTLARKLFDVFDRFEDVEEVYVTGGVSANRRLREILFLGSHKRKIGFHFPEKLEFCTDNGAMIAGAAYWKYRSFPEKTWDWELVEPVLHRELF
- a CDS encoding HAD family hydrolase, with translation MNTKAILFDLDGTITDTIPIVLSAFQKTFHLFSLHYPGDDILRPQIGRQIEHIFGDFFSEELIPKVVQIYREQYLSCQKETSPSLFSGVFEGLFSFSKCSLPMGIVTTKLRSFTLPILERFEIDSFFSVVVGAEDVEHCKPHPEPLLFAAKKLNVLPEECLYIGDSLSDAKAAISAGMPFFGVLTGVGEKEELLEYGEVFLDLQECSQKILSHKKDYFRVEKQ